The sequence below is a genomic window from Campylobacter ornithocola.
TTTGCACCTTCTTCATAAAGTTTTATAGCAGCTTTTTTCATATCCACCTCGTTAAGTATTTTAAAATCACATAAAAACTCAGCTTCAGGTATATTTGGAGTAAGCACGTCAGCTAATGATAAAATTTCATCTTTAAAAAATTGACAATTCTCCAAAGACATCAATGCATAACCATTTTTAGCAAACATCACAGGATCTATGACTACATTTTTAGCTTTAAAGCGTAATAAATTTTCTTTTACACAAGTTATAATTTCTTTTGAACCTAGCATTCCAATTTTCACAGCAGCTGGTTCTATGTCTTCATAAACGGCTAATATTTGCTCATCTATTATTTTAGTTGGTATATCAAAACAAGAAATCACTCTTGTAGTGTTTTCAGCAACAACACTTAAAACTACACTCATACCAAATAAATTATGTGCACTAAAAGTTTTTAAGTCAGCTTGTATGCCAGCTCCGCCGCTACAATCGCTCCCAGCTATAGTTAAGATAGGAATTTTAGTTTTTGTTTTTGCTTGTATCATTTTTATCCTTTTTATAAAAAAGGAAAGTTTTTGCAAGAATTCAAAGTTTGCATTACCAAACTTCTCAAGGGTCGAAGTCTAACTTCCTCTCAGCAAAAGCTCCCCGCTAAAGAAAAATTATATCTTAGTTTTAATTAATCTTAAAAAATATTTTAAAATACTGCTATAATTTTGAAAAAACTACACAAATTTTGAGGAAAAAATGACTAAAATTATTTTTGTTTGCTTAGGAAATATTTGTCGCTCTCCTATGGCAGAATTTATTATGAAAGACCTTATATCAAAAGCAAATTTAAATAATAAATTTATTATTTCTAGCGCTGGAACTTCGGGTTACCATGATGGAGAGGATATGCACTATAAAACCAAGGCTTTATTAAGTAACAAAAATATCATTACAAAACCATTTTATAGTAAAAAATTAAATTTAAAAATGTGCAAAGAAAATGATCTTATTATTGTAATGGATAATAATAACTATAATGAAGTAGTAAAAAAATTTCCTAATTTTAAACATAAAATTCAAAAAATCACTTCTTATGCATTAGAGTTAGGATATGATGAAGTTCCTGATCCATGGTATAGTAATAATTTTAACGAGACCTATGATATACTTTCTCATGCATGTGTTAGCTTATTAAATACTTTTTATAAAAAATTATTATTTAAATAATATTTTATATATGTTGCTTTTTTAGTAGTATAATCTCATACATAAAAAATTTCTACAAAATACAAGGAGTTCTCAATGAAAAGTATTAAATTAAAAATTTCATTAATTGCAAATATTATAGCTATTATATGTCTTATAATACTTGGTATTATAAGTTTTGTTTTTACAAAAAAAGCCTTGAATTATGAAGTGGTCAAAGCAGAAACCAATTACGTAAAAACAGCAGAAAAATCAATGAGAGATTTTAAAAATCTCAACTCGCACGCTCTTGAAAAACTATCTCAAGCTATCATGAAACTTCCTTATAGCGAGCTTAATACCCAAGAAAAACTTATGGAAAACACAGGTAGTCTACTTAAAACTGTTAGAGATATGAATAGTTATCTAGCGGTTTATATAGCTCAACCAAATGGGGAATTAATAGTAAGTGATCCAGATAGCGATAGCAAAGGATTAGATTATGGAATTTATGGAAAAGCAGATAATTATGATGCGACAACAAGAGAGTTTTTTATAGAAGCTAAAAAGAAAAATGGCTTGTATATCACCGCCGCTTATATTGACACAACAACAGGCTTACCATGTTTTACTTATTCTATACCTTTAATTAAAGATGGTAAATTTATAGGAATTTTAGCTATTGATGTTTTGGTAAAAGATTTACAAACTGAATTTAATGAGCTTCCTGGAAGAACTTTTGTATTTGACCAAGCTTATACGGTATTTGCTTCTACAGACAAATCATTATTAAATGTA
It includes:
- the thiD gene encoding bifunctional hydroxymethylpyrimidine kinase/phosphomethylpyrimidine kinase, which codes for MQAKTKTKIPILTIAGSDCSGGAGIQADLKTFSAHNLFGMSVVLSVVAENTTRVISCFDIPTKIIDEQILAVYEDIEPAAVKIGMLGSKEIITCVKENLLRFKAKNVVIDPVMFAKNGYALMSLENCQFFKDEILSLADVLTPNIPEAEFLCDFKILNEVDMKKAAIKLYEEGAKSVLIKGGHSKDNTNDIFYDGKEFSIFKAEKINTKNTHGTGCTLSSAIASNLALGKQKYEAIKLAKDYVYEAILNSLALGKGCGPTNHFFQLDKE
- a CDS encoding low molecular weight protein-tyrosine-phosphatase, with the translated sequence MTKIIFVCLGNICRSPMAEFIMKDLISKANLNNKFIISSAGTSGYHDGEDMHYKTKALLSNKNIITKPFYSKKLNLKMCKENDLIIVMDNNNYNEVVKKFPNFKHKIQKITSYALELGYDEVPDPWYSNNFNETYDILSHACVSLLNTFYKKLLFK